The sequence TAAGCTATCGCTGGAGATTTTAGCATAAAGCCGAGTGAATTGTAAATGGAGAATAGAATCAGGGAATATATAAATTCAGTAAAATGGGTGTTCGCTAAGAAGATTCCTAAATACCCACATGAACATACGGTGAGAAAATAGAATCCTCAATATAGATGAGGGATTTGTTTTCTTTGTCCTCTATATCAGGTAGTATGGAGAACCGAGGAGGTTTTTCTCTAAAACTCATATTTACCTTGAGCTTGATGGCTGGACTTATTGGACTATGGGCTCATCCATTGATGTCCTAACTCACCATCCTTACTGGGAGGTAACAACATTGAAACATTATCGTAAAGAAATTTGGTTTGAAACAAAAAAACGGCGGGAATTTATCAATATCACAGCCATTGTACAAAAGTGCCTGGAGGAAAGCGGCATTCGGGAGGGGTTATTGCTTTGCAATGCTATGCATATCACTGCCAGTGTCTTTATCAACGATGATGAAAGTGGGTTGCATAAAGACTTTGAAACATGGTTGGAAATCCTCGCACCAGAAAAACCTTATGACCGCTATCGGCACAATAGTTTCGAGGATAATGCTGATGCACATCTGAAACGTACGGTCATGGGCCGTGAAGTGGTGGTTGCAGTTACCCAAGGAAAACTGGACTTTGGACCCTGGGAGCAGATTTTCTACGGTGAATTTGACGGTGGCCGCCGTAAACGTGTACTGATCAAGATCATTGGCGAATAAACCTCATCCAGCAACTCTTTAAGTAGTTCCGTCCTATTTAAAAATCCTGCTCCACACAGGAGTTCGGCGTCTATATCGATGTCAGTTCACTGTAACCTGCCCGTTCATGAGCATGGGTAAAAGCAGTCGCGGGAGTGTGTAGTCCCGGCCGGAAATAAGCAGGTTTTTGTTTATCATATATCAAAAAAGGCAAAAATAAAATTTACATATAGTGACTAATAAACCTTGCGCGCTCATCCAGGGAGTGGTAATCTATGGGTACAAAAAGAGATAAAAAAGACCGATATAATGAAAGGAGGGAAACAAAAGTGGACTTACGTTGCACTATAAGGGATATTCCTGGAGGTTTCGAGGCGGTATGTCTGGAGTTAAGCGTTGCTGCTCAAGGGAAAACACCCGAGGAGTGCAAAAAACGCTTAGCAGAGGCAATAGAAGCTTATATAACTGTATTGAGGGATTACCCGGAAGATACCTTTGTTTTTAGGAGGGTACCATATTACTATTTGAGAAAATTGTTATTCGATTGGCAATATCGAAAAAACAATCCACGTAAAGGTAATCCAGGGGAAAATAACTCAACGAAAAATTACAGGCTGGAACAGATGATGCCTATTGGTGTTTAAGAAACGCAGGCCACCAAAAAGCTTAAACTGGCGGGAGATTGAAAAGATATTATTCAAACTCGGCGCCGTATTTGTTGGCGACAATGGTGACCATAAGAAATATAAAAGAACTGACGAACATGGTTATTCATACGTAATCACCTTACCAACATACAGCGACGTATTTGGAATGGTGCTTGATTCGACAATTAGACAATCAGGTGTATCAAAAAGAGAATTTTGGGATGCTTATTATAATTAGACCGGCATAAAGCCGGTTTTGTCTTTTCTCCTAAATTCCCGCATTATAATCCCCCAGGCGCCTGCCGGCAGTTTTGCACTGTTTCGTTATCCACGGAAATATTATAATTTGATACCGTTTTATTACATTCCCCATCTTAAGTATACCTTTAGGCCGTTAAGATGACTATAAGGAATTAATTTCTCGTGCTGAAGAAACCCTACAACAATGCCAGGAGCTATATTTATTTGTTGTGCAAATTGTTCAACTGAGCGTGTATTAAAGGAACCCTTTTTAAGAAAAGAGTTATACGAGGATATGGGGATCAAAGTTTCTGAAGCAAATTTATTAGCTTTCCTCTCATCCTCTTTGTTTACTTTATACTCCAAGAACATCGTCTTTTTTAAGTTCTGAAGAATATGACCGGCCTCATGAAAAAAAGTGAACCAAAGATGATCATTTGTTTTGTACCGTAAGCTTAACTGAATAATAGCCTTTTGTGGGCTCATCCAATAAGCGGCGCCACTAACTCTTGCCCCCGGTAATTCCGGAACAAATATTACTGCTACTCCGGCATTAGCACAAAGTTGGGTCATTTGCGGCACAAAGACATTTGGAGATTCATTTGTTAAGCCTCTTATTTTCTCAAGGGCTTCTTTAAAAATAGTATCACGGAATGGTTTGCATTGAATTTCTTGCGAATCTATCTGACCCTTTCTTATCCATGCAGCTATTGAACCTGTTTCGCTTGTAAATGCTGCAGACTGACGAAATGCAAATCTAGGACCTGTCAAGGCCTTTTCCCAAACCCCTTGCCATGCTTCTACAGTTGCGACACCAAAATAATTAAGCATTTCTTGTAGTTGTTGGATTTTATTCTCGGAACTTTTTATCCATCCACGTTTTGCCATCGCATTTACAGGAATTTCTTTTAGCCATTCTATCTGTTGCAAGAGACTTTTTTGCTCTTCAATTTCAGCCATTTTCTCTTGGTAATTACGCTCTAAGTTATTCCAGAAACTTGCAGGGACGCCTAAAACTCTTTCAAATTGGCGAGCCGTCTCTGATGTTATCATAGCTTTTCCTTTAATGATTTCATTTATTGTCTTTTTGGGTCTACCAGTTCTTATAGCTAACTCTGCCTGAGTCATACCAATGTGTTCAATCGTTTCTAATAACATTTCCCCCGGAAGCGAAACATAATCAGGTTCAAATTTGTAATTGTTATTTTTCTTATTTACCATGATAATCCTCCACCCCGATTATCAGAATTGCAGTTACTTCATTTAAATTTATTCCACCTGAATCATTTAATGGAACCGGTTCGTTGCCTGTAACTCGGACAATCTCTGACGAACTTTTTTTTTGCGATTGAAAAACCCCATGTTTTTATTGATTCCTGTTGGGAATTGCAAGCTTTTTGAAGTTTCCTATACCTAAAGTATATATCCATTATCGACCCCCGTCAAACATTATATTAACCCTTGGGGTTAATTATTTATAAAATAATGTTACGCCTTTTGAAAAACATTTCAATACATAAAACGGCAATTAAAATTGATGAATGAAAAATCGCTGTGAGGATCTCAAAAACCCTTGCTGCACAAGGGTTTTTGGACAAATTATGGTGGAGACAGGGGGATTCGAACCCCCGACCTCTAGAGTGCGATTCTAGCGCTCTCCCAGCTGAGCTATGTCCCCGCGACCTATTGATTATAACACAGGGCATGCCCGGGAGCAATCTATTCTATTCGTTAAGCTGTGTCGTGCGGCTGTGCTGTTAAGCCTAGGATATTTTTTGAAGCAGGGTCTCCTGCTTTGCCTTTCTAACGGCGGATTCCTCGCAGTAATCGCTGGAAACCAGGTACAGGTTCACCCAGAGCTCATGCTCGTTTGGTTTGCCATCCAGTTCCCGGGACAGTTCTTTGAATTTTTTTATGACGCGCTCTTTAAAAGCTGAAAACTCAATGAGTAAATCGACTACTTCACGCTGGCTGAATGATGTTCCTTCCCTTAAAACTTTGGACAAGGTTCCCACCTCATTTTTTAATTTGTTTCCAGAATTATAAAACGATTGGAAGGATTTGTTAAGGGGGATAAAATGTCTAAAATAAATAGAAAGAAGGGGCGGCCCGCATACTTTCGGGATAACCCCTTCTTTGTTATGCTTTGCTTTTGCTGCTGTTAGAAGGAACGGCTCATTATGCTTGACTCAGGAGCATTCTGCAGCATAAATCCCGCACGGTTGGGCATATATGCCGACTGGCTGCTCAGGTACGGGTTTGAGAAGCTGCTCAGCGCAGGCGACGCAAACGATGAGATGTTGCTGCCCACTGCGCTCATCCCGATGTTCTCAGGAGTGTTAAGCAGTGTGTAGTTGGAGCGGTTGGGCATGTATGCAGTCTGGCTCGCCAGATACGGGTTCGACCACGAAGTGAGCGCAGGCGACGCAAATGAAGACTGGAAGGAAGTGCCCATCGTGTTCATGCCTACGTTCTCAGGAGCGTTAAGCAGTGTGTAGCCCGCCCTGTTGGGTGTGTATGCGGTCTGATGAATGAGGCTGGCCGGATCGTTCAGCGTTGTGAATCCGGCCCGGTTAAGCGCGTACGGATCCTGATGCATCCAGACCGGACTGCTCAGAGAAGTTCCCCAGCTCGGGCTGAAAGAGGACGTCATGCCCATGCCGAGGTTTTCCGGCCTGTTTTCCAGCGTGTATCCGGCTCTGCTGGGCATGTACTCCTGCCGGCTGACAAAGGATCTGGGATCGGTAAACTGCTGCATTCCTAATCCGGGCTGCTGTCTGTAACCAAACTGAGTTCCGTAACCCTGGGCGGTTCCGTAACCGCCGCCGATGCCGTACTGTGTTCCCATGGTAGGAGTGCTTGCCCAACCCTGTGTCTGGGTATAACCCGGGGTCCCGTACTGGTATGTCCCCATGGTCTGGGCCTGCTGGGCCATGCTGCAGATTCTGGACACGCCCATCTCAAGGTCTCTTGCTAAATGAGCAATGTGCTGCAAATTCTGAGTAGCGTTAATTTCTTTCTGCTGCAGGTGCTGCAGGTGCGCGGAATTTGCCATTTCGTCCTGCTGTAAATGCGAAGCCAGCTGTGAAATGGAATTTACGTTGTTCCTTAAAGCCTGAAATTCGTTTTGCATCTGTTGGAACATATTTTGCCTCCTTGTTTGAAGAAGTTTTTTTACATAAATTATCTTTTCCATTGCTGGCCGCATTATGCATTTGAAATTGTTTACCGGCGCGTCGTTTTTGTTTTGTTTACAGAATTTAGATAAACAAGCCCCCCAGGCTGAGGCGCCAAATCGTGGATTTCCTGGCTGGATAACAGAACATTCAAGCTGTGGTTTAAGAACAGCGCGGGCGCGTCCATAAACAGCTGCTGCTGGGCGTCGTGGTACAGGCGGGTACGCAGGTCCGGGTCCTCGATGCGCTGTGCGGTAACCAGCAGGGTGTCGACCTTCTGGTTTGAATAGCGGGTGGAGTTGAGGTAATTGGCAATCTGCTCCGAAGAAAACAAGGTATAGAGAAAGTTGTCCGGGTCGCAGTTCTCGCTCGTCCAGCCGTAGATGAAGGCATCGCCCTCCTGGCGGGAAAGGGCTTCTTTGAACTGGTCCCACGGATAGGAAACAATCCCTGCCTGGAAACCCGCCCTGTTCAGCTGCCCCGACAGATACCGGGCCAGTTCCCGGCCTCCCGCCGAATTGTAAGGCCGGGGATTGGAGTAGCATAAAAGGGTGATTTTCAGGCCTTCCGGGTAGCCGGCTTCCTTAAGCAGTTCGCCGGCCTGTTTTAAATCATAGGTGTACTGCTCGTTATCCTCACCATAGGCCAGGATCCCCGGCGGAAGGGGACCGCCGGCTAAAAGCGCGCTGTTTTTAAAAATGGCTTTGATCAATTCCTGCCGGTCTATGCTCAGGCAGGCTGCCCGCCGGACCTTCGGGTTATTAAAAGGGCTTTTATTCGTGTAAAACCCGAGGTAGCTGATATCCATCCCGGTGACCCGGTTGATCGAAATACCTTTCACGGCAAGCCCGCTTAAGTTGAGATCAGGAGATCCCTCAATTACATCCGCCTTCCCGTCCGACAGCAGCTTCAGCCTCTTTGCGCTTGAAGGTTCGGAGCGGAAGATGATCTCGTTGATCGAGGGCTTTTTGCCCCAGTAGCCCTGGTTTGCCCTTAAGACAACCTCTCGACCCCGGTTCCAGCGTTTTAAGATGTACGGGCCTGTGCCCGATGGGTAAAGCCAGAATTCCTGCCCGTATTTTTCAACCGCAGCGGGGCTGACAACCGGGGCGGCAAAGGGAACAGCCAGGTTGTTCAAGAAGGGGGCGTAGGGGAACTCCAGGTCAAAGCGGACGGTAAGATTGCCGACGACATTTACCGACCTGACCATTCCGTAAATTAGTGAAGCCTCGGTGATGGAACTGTCCGCATTTTTCTTCAGCTGCCTGTCGATGCTGAATTTAACCGCCTGCGCGTTAAAAGGCTTTCCGTCCTGGAAGGAAACCCCCGGGCGGAGCTTGAATGTCCAGCTCATGCCGTCGCCGGATACTTCCCACGATTCGGCCAGGCAGGGTTGGATTTTTGCGCTCCCCGGCGCAAATCTGACCAGGCCTTCGAATATATTCAGGATGACGCCTGCGGACGCCTGGTCTTCGGCCTTCGCCGGGTCGAGCGTTAAGCAGTTTTCCTGGCGCAGGTAGACAAGCTGGCTGCTTTTTGTCTTAAAAAATTCAGACGGCCGGGCGAAACCGAAAAACGCAAAATACAGCGCCAGAAACAGCGCGGCCAGTATAAGGATCCTTCTCACTGTTCGTCCCCCTTCCTTTTGGCTGGAAATAATGATAAAATAAGAATACGGCTATATTACTATATACTGGATATATTGGTAATATCCTGTATATAAAAAGGTCAAAAAACCGCATATTTGAAGACAAAAGGGGATTTAACATGCAGGTACGGTTCGGTCCGGCGGGAAATCCGGATTCCTTTCAGCGCCAGGGGCATAAAAGTTCGCTTGACATGCCTTCCTGGCTTAAAAATATGGGGCTTGACGCATACGAGTACCAGTGCGTGCGCGGAGTGCACATCGGGGAAGATATGGCCCGGCGGCTGGGTGAACGGGCTGCGGAAAACGGCGTCGCTTTAAGCATCCATGCCCCCTATTACATCACCCTGGGGACCGTCGACCCGGCTCTGCGTGAAAAAACGAAAAAGCATTTTTTTGATTCTCTCCGGGCTGCCCACTGGATGAGCGCCCGCACTGTCGTGTTTCATCCCGGGGGCGGGGCAAAGGATAGGGATGGGGCAAAAAGCAGGGCGCTGGCCCTACTGGCTGAGATTGTCCGGGAGGCTGCCGAAAAGGGCTGGTCGGGCATCAGGATAGCGCCGGAAACGGCCGGCAAACCGGCGCAGTTGGGAAACCTGGAGGAAGTGCTGGAATTCTGCGCCGTCGGGCCGGAAGTTGTCCCGGCCGTAGACTTCGGGCACCTGCATGC comes from Desulfotomaculum sp. and encodes:
- a CDS encoding secondary thiamine-phosphate synthase enzyme; the protein is MKHYRKEIWFETKKRREFINITAIVQKCLEESGIREGLLLCNAMHITASVFINDDESGLHKDFETWLEILAPEKPYDRYRHNSFEDNADAHLKRTVMGREVVVAVTQGKLDFGPWEQIFYGEFDGGRRKRVLIKIIGE
- a CDS encoding XRE family transcriptional regulator — encoded protein: MVNKKNNNYKFEPDYVSLPGEMLLETIEHIGMTQAELAIRTGRPKKTINEIIKGKAMITSETARQFERVLGVPASFWNNLERNYQEKMAEIEEQKSLLQQIEWLKEIPVNAMAKRGWIKSSENKIQQLQEMLNYFGVATVEAWQGVWEKALTGPRFAFRQSAAFTSETGSIAAWIRKGQIDSQEIQCKPFRDTIFKEALEKIRGLTNESPNVFVPQMTQLCANAGVAVIFVPELPGARVSGAAYWMSPQKAIIQLSLRYKTNDHLWFTFFHEAGHILQNLKKTMFLEYKVNKEDERKANKFASETLIPISSYNSFLKKGSFNTRSVEQFAQQINIAPGIVVGFLQHEKLIPYSHLNGLKVYLRWGM
- a CDS encoding ABC transporter substrate-binding protein — protein: MIISSQKEGGRTVRRILILAALFLALYFAFFGFARPSEFFKTKSSQLVYLRQENCLTLDPAKAEDQASAGVILNIFEGLVRFAPGSAKIQPCLAESWEVSGDGMSWTFKLRPGVSFQDGKPFNAQAVKFSIDRQLKKNADSSITEASLIYGMVRSVNVVGNLTVRFDLEFPYAPFLNNLAVPFAAPVVSPAAVEKYGQEFWLYPSGTGPYILKRWNRGREVVLRANQGYWGKKPSINEIIFRSEPSSAKRLKLLSDGKADVIEGSPDLNLSGLAVKGISINRVTGMDISYLGFYTNKSPFNNPKVRRAACLSIDRQELIKAIFKNSALLAGGPLPPGILAYGEDNEQYTYDLKQAGELLKEAGYPEGLKITLLCYSNPRPYNSAGGRELARYLSGQLNRAGFQAGIVSYPWDQFKEALSRQEGDAFIYGWTSENCDPDNFLYTLFSSEQIANYLNSTRYSNQKVDTLLVTAQRIEDPDLRTRLYHDAQQQLFMDAPALFLNHSLNVLLSSQEIHDLAPQPGGLVYLNSVNKTKTTRR
- a CDS encoding endonuclease IV, whose translation is MQVRFGPAGNPDSFQRQGHKSSLDMPSWLKNMGLDAYEYQCVRGVHIGEDMARRLGERAAENGVALSIHAPYYITLGTVDPALREKTKKHFFDSLRAAHWMSARTVVFHPGGGAKDRDGAKSRALALLAEIVREAAEKGWSGIRIAPETAGKPAQLGNLEEVLEFCAVGPEVVPAVDFGHLHAASQGGFDRPEAFEAVLDRLENVLGREKLANLHIHFSPVEFTAGGEKRHWTTLEDFGPGFSPLAELLAKRKMSATVICESAGRQAEDALIYKQMYEDYKKSIT